The Prevotella sp. oral taxon 299 str. F0039 genome has a segment encoding these proteins:
- a CDS encoding RagB/SusD family nutrient uptake outer membrane protein: MKKIKGLTLLFTMAAMAFTTACSDLTPVDYSEINPNNFPKNESDVEALVMDCYRPLRGDWWDGIYSPSERGVMFINDCTTGILTGDFGAQKMAAELNFFPTSEEITWFYFTRNTSSYSGGYINKISTCTLTLDDIANAPISDSRKKEFEAEVRCARAFLTYTLYDMYGPLVIAPLEVLKNPLQEQPLPRLSREEQVKFIEDDLLFAAEHLPMPNKAEYGRFSSGFAKMLLIRLYLHETAVNKDYYNKVETVANELMSPQYGYQLQRDYVKMFELGGQGSANKEIIYALPCSYDGPGVNQWHMMVLPTDFAQGGMSGGWATVTSTWAFYDSFEAKDVRRTKLLTSYISSTGEQIDRNTPQSKLAMGPIALKMGYDPRVSASGGHSDIDLILYRYADVYLSLAEALSQKTGASGADLAKAVSLINVVRQRAGLDNLSASNLNTPEKVLDALLTERWHEFWCENGQFRSDLIRHHKLVQWVKKINNSPYAEEYKELYPLPLSAIIDGKGAVKQNAGYQ; the protein is encoded by the coding sequence ATGAAAAAGATAAAAGGCTTAACCCTATTATTTACTATGGCTGCTATGGCATTTACCACAGCATGCTCAGACCTTACGCCTGTTGATTATTCTGAAATCAATCCCAATAACTTCCCTAAAAACGAAAGTGACGTAGAGGCTTTGGTGATGGATTGTTATCGACCTTTGCGTGGTGACTGGTGGGATGGAATATATTCGCCATCTGAAAGGGGTGTGATGTTTATCAACGACTGCACAACTGGTATCTTAACAGGCGACTTTGGAGCCCAAAAGATGGCTGCAGAGCTTAATTTCTTCCCCACAAGCGAAGAAATCACTTGGTTTTATTTCACCCGAAACACCTCAAGTTATAGTGGTGGATACATCAATAAAATAAGTACTTGCACCCTCACTCTCGACGACATAGCCAACGCTCCTATCAGTGATAGCAGGAAAAAGGAATTCGAAGCCGAAGTGCGTTGTGCTCGTGCGTTCCTCACTTACACTCTATATGATATGTACGGACCTTTGGTTATCGCTCCATTAGAGGTGTTGAAGAATCCTTTACAAGAGCAACCACTACCTCGTTTGTCAAGAGAAGAGCAGGTGAAGTTTATCGAAGACGACTTGTTGTTTGCTGCAGAGCACCTTCCTATGCCTAATAAAGCAGAGTATGGACGTTTCAGTAGCGGCTTTGCTAAGATGTTGCTCATACGTCTTTATTTGCACGAAACAGCTGTAAACAAAGACTATTACAACAAAGTAGAGACCGTAGCAAACGAGTTAATGAGCCCACAATATGGCTATCAGTTGCAAAGAGATTATGTAAAGATGTTTGAACTCGGCGGACAGGGCAGCGCAAACAAAGAAATTATCTATGCTTTACCTTGTTCTTACGACGGACCAGGCGTTAATCAGTGGCACATGATGGTGCTTCCTACCGACTTTGCACAAGGAGGTATGAGCGGAGGATGGGCAACTGTAACCAGTACATGGGCCTTCTACGATTCATTCGAGGCTAAAGACGTGCGCAGAACAAAGCTACTCACCAGCTATATAAGCTCAACTGGCGAACAGATTGATCGCAACACTCCTCAATCTAAATTGGCAATGGGTCCTATTGCATTGAAAATGGGTTACGATCCACGTGTTAGTGCAAGTGGAGGACATTCGGATATCGACCTCATTCTATATCGTTATGCCGATGTTTATTTGTCTTTGGCAGAAGCATTGTCGCAGAAAACAGGTGCATCAGGTGCCGATCTTGCTAAGGCAGTGAGTCTTATCAATGTCGTTAGACAACGTGCTGGGCTCGATAACCTATCTGCAAGCAACCTCAATACACCCGAAAAGGTGCTCGATGCATTGTTAACAGAACGTTGGCATGAGTTCTGGTGCGAGAATGGACAGTTCCGTTCCGACCTCATTAGACATCATAAGTTGGTGCAATGGGTAAAGAAAATCAACAATTCGCCTTATGCTGAAGAGTATAAAGAGTTGTATCCCCTTCCTTTATCTGCCATTATCGATGGCAAGGGTGCAGTAAAACAAAACGCAGGATATCAATAA
- a CDS encoding TonB-dependent receptor — protein MIMKVTYDMKSCFSALLIASGVTMCFPLQMQGGNHVVAAPITATPVQTIVVKGYVHDTKGEPVIGAGIQVVGSKIATITDIDGKFSLTVPSGSSLLVSYIGFVTKEVKANANLDVTLSEDNHSLDEVVVVGYGNMKKRDLTGAISSVKGSEVALAGVASAAHALAGKAAGLYVRQNSAQPGGGLDILVRGAGSVNANNDPLYVVDGFPIAKIDQPQGVNDRMNPGTQGVLNFLNPNDIERVEVLKDASATAIYGARAANGVVIITTKRGAEGKPQVDYSYNYSFQKYSDNYDMLSLQEWMVEKNKSTWEYWVWENGVGPWGGKTLEAAIRSPKGGLSYTQPYTEAQIAAAGAGTNWLDLITRNGQVQEHNLSLRGGSKATQYMLSLNYFDNQGIIRNSGMTRYTLKTNIDQKFLDIFKLGLNLTLTRIDNANTQLGGERWEKSGMIRAAVQMGPHIKAFDPVTGTYPINPLLGTQPNPYSLLNNIDESRTDRLLGNIFLEATPIQGLSLKLNAGIDRTSLFRGTYEPKTTLWGHNTNGNADVYNNDNNQYLLEATASYTRTFKDIHKLLLLAGTSYEQFEFKNSRSGNNDFLTDAFGYHNLDAGAGQKRVGSGYSKNNMESYFFRANYILKDRYYLTATMRADGASVFAKNHKWGYFPSVALGWTMSEEPFMKDLHWLSMLKWRLSWGQTGNSDIGTNAFTSYAAHATFNKENNSQVMGVYRSRLANPDLKWETTTEWNLGLDMGFLNNRILASVEFYHKVVSDLLNYKPLNAYQEITRVMANVGKTQSTGVELTINTKNIDSRNFKWSTDFTFTAYKDRWKERTPDWKPGVYERVDDPIRPIYTRLADHILQIGEQVPDAQPLLRPGELVIKDINGYRRDANKQPIVDENGRFVLTGEPDGLIDDADNVLLGSQDPSWLAGITNTFKYKDFDLNIQLNGMFGRRMQDPTEMAYGLGGGDLARYGYNALRKIKDRWTWDNPSTTQPTSFNGWGNNYTSGDWYYQRAWFIRLTNISFGWTLPKAWIARTKVLSRVRLSLSANNLFCITPYKGLDPETDYYAASYPNARTYSMGINVTF, from the coding sequence ATGATTATGAAAGTAACCTATGACATGAAATCTTGCTTCTCTGCACTTCTCATTGCAAGTGGAGTAACGATGTGCTTTCCACTTCAAATGCAAGGAGGAAACCACGTGGTTGCCGCTCCCATTACAGCAACTCCAGTGCAAACAATCGTAGTAAAAGGTTATGTTCACGACACCAAAGGCGAGCCAGTGATAGGCGCTGGCATACAAGTGGTGGGCTCGAAGATAGCCACAATAACCGATATCGACGGCAAGTTCTCGCTAACAGTACCATCAGGTAGTAGTTTATTAGTTTCTTACATCGGCTTTGTCACTAAAGAAGTGAAAGCGAATGCCAATTTAGATGTAACCCTAAGTGAAGACAATCACTCGTTAGACGAAGTGGTTGTGGTGGGTTATGGCAACATGAAAAAGAGAGATTTAACAGGAGCTATATCATCAGTAAAAGGCTCTGAGGTGGCATTAGCAGGTGTTGCGTCGGCCGCTCATGCGTTAGCTGGAAAGGCAGCAGGTTTATATGTTCGCCAAAACTCTGCACAGCCAGGTGGTGGACTCGATATCTTGGTGCGTGGAGCAGGCTCGGTGAACGCCAATAACGACCCCCTTTATGTTGTAGACGGATTTCCTATTGCAAAGATCGATCAGCCTCAAGGTGTGAACGATCGTATGAATCCAGGAACACAAGGTGTGCTTAACTTCCTTAACCCTAACGACATCGAACGAGTTGAGGTGCTTAAAGACGCTTCGGCAACAGCCATTTATGGTGCTCGTGCGGCAAATGGTGTGGTGATTATCACCACTAAACGAGGTGCTGAAGGTAAGCCACAGGTTGACTATTCGTATAACTATTCGTTCCAAAAATACTCTGATAACTACGACATGTTATCACTTCAAGAGTGGATGGTTGAGAAAAACAAATCTACTTGGGAGTATTGGGTTTGGGAAAACGGGGTTGGTCCATGGGGAGGAAAGACTCTCGAGGCTGCCATTAGATCGCCTAAAGGGGGCTTATCTTATACTCAACCTTATACCGAAGCGCAAATTGCAGCAGCAGGAGCAGGTACCAATTGGTTAGATCTTATCACTCGAAACGGACAAGTGCAAGAACATAACCTTAGTTTAAGAGGTGGTTCGAAGGCTACACAATATATGCTTTCGCTCAATTATTTCGATAATCAAGGTATTATTCGCAATTCGGGAATGACCCGTTACACCCTTAAAACAAATATCGACCAAAAGTTCTTAGACATATTTAAATTGGGATTGAACCTTACCCTCACTCGCATCGATAACGCTAACACACAGCTTGGTGGCGAAAGATGGGAGAAATCGGGAATGATTAGAGCTGCTGTTCAAATGGGACCTCATATCAAAGCCTTCGATCCTGTTACAGGAACCTATCCTATCAACCCATTATTGGGAACTCAACCCAACCCCTATTCGTTGCTCAACAACATCGACGAGAGTAGAACTGACCGCCTTTTGGGTAACATCTTCCTTGAGGCTACTCCTATTCAAGGACTTAGTTTGAAATTGAATGCAGGTATAGACCGCACCAGTCTCTTCCGTGGAACCTACGAACCCAAAACAACTTTGTGGGGACATAACACCAATGGAAATGCAGATGTGTATAACAACGACAACAATCAATATTTGTTAGAGGCCACTGCAAGCTACACTCGTACCTTTAAAGACATTCATAAGTTATTGCTTTTGGCTGGTACATCATACGAACAATTCGAATTTAAGAACTCAAGATCAGGTAACAACGACTTCCTTACCGACGCCTTTGGCTATCATAACCTTGATGCTGGAGCAGGACAAAAGCGTGTTGGATCGGGATATAGCAAGAATAACATGGAGAGTTATTTCTTTAGAGCTAACTATATCTTGAAAGACCGCTATTATCTCACTGCTACTATGCGTGCCGATGGTGCCAGTGTGTTTGCAAAGAACCACAAATGGGGTTATTTCCCATCTGTTGCTTTAGGCTGGACGATGAGCGAAGAGCCCTTTATGAAAGACCTTCATTGGCTAAGTATGCTTAAATGGCGTTTGAGTTGGGGACAAACTGGTAACTCAGACATTGGTACAAACGCTTTCACAAGCTATGCTGCACACGCTACTTTCAATAAAGAAAACAACTCACAAGTGATGGGTGTGTATCGCTCAAGATTGGCTAATCCCGACCTAAAATGGGAAACTACCACTGAATGGAACTTGGGTTTGGATATGGGTTTCTTGAATAATCGTATCCTTGCCAGCGTTGAATTCTATCATAAGGTGGTTTCTGACTTGTTGAACTACAAGCCTTTGAATGCTTATCAAGAGATTACACGAGTGATGGCCAACGTGGGAAAAACCCAAAGTACGGGTGTTGAGCTAACAATTAATACCAAAAACATCGACTCACGCAACTTTAAATGGTCTACAGACTTCACTTTCACTGCCTATAAAGACCGTTGGAAGGAACGTACTCCCGACTGGAAGCCTGGCGTTTATGAACGAGTAGACGACCCAATTCGTCCTATCTACACTCGTTTGGCAGACCATATCTTGCAAATTGGAGAGCAAGTGCCCGATGCACAACCTCTTTTACGTCCAGGAGAACTCGTTATTAAAGACATCAACGGATATCGTCGTGACGCTAACAAACAACCTATTGTAGACGAAAATGGTCGTTTTGTGCTCACAGGAGAGCCCGATGGCTTGATTGATGATGCCGATAATGTGCTTTTAGGCTCACAAGATCCCAGTTGGTTAGCAGGTATTACCAATACATTTAAATACAAAGATTTCGATTTGAACATTCAACTCAATGGTATGTTTGGTCGTAGAATGCAAGATCCTACAGAGATGGCTTATGGTCTTGGCGGTGGAGATTTGGCTCGATATGGCTACAATGCGTTGAGAAAGATTAAAGATCGTTGGACTTGGGACAATCCTTCTACCACCCAACCCACTTCGTTTAATGGCTGGGGAAACAACTACACATCAGGCGATTGGTATTATCAACGTGCGTGGTTCATACGTTTAACCAACATAAGTTTTGGTTGGACGTTGCCAAAAGCATGGATAGCACGCACCAAAGTGTTGTCTCGTGTTCGTCTATCGCTTAGCGCAAACAACCTATTCTGCATCACTCCGTATAAGGGATTAGACCCTGAAACCGACTATTATGCAGCTTCTTATCCCAATGCTCGTACCTATAGCATGGGTATCAATGTAACATTCTAA
- a CDS encoding DUF4832 domain-containing protein has protein sequence MKTLHNILLGALTFMAVACGSDSKGGDPVVEPRPTTPTALKTIHLGLSNAEIANPERGFYNLLETNSTDPVTLQALKNIRNDGKTLVQLVYYLPEYRTSDLPESFITKVEADLDRVREVGMKAILRFAYTSDQNGSDAPMSSILRHLDQIKPILHHKVGVIACVQAGFIGAWGEWYYSSNHLNNTTAYNQVISKWLEVLPEERCVQVRTPKYKQDFVGSSNALTLETAFKNTPIARIGHHNDAFMTDDTNMGTYQDVDKDKRYVAQDALYVPLGGETTKPSGAKMASGKEALAEIQTLHWSFLNDGYYKPLLDNWKTGGYLNQMKKLLGYRLYVSKAEFSEQNAPGSDLVLNLTMGNAGTASMYNARPAVIVLIQEGTNSEYEAVSGIDLRTIQPETTTTFKLTFKLPSTIAEGKYKVMMWLPDGNNELKNMPAYAVQLANNNVWNSATGYNNLGISINIAQSKDAKAGTSSITFVKKK, from the coding sequence ATGAAGACATTACATAATATTTTGTTGGGTGCATTGACATTTATGGCTGTGGCATGCGGAAGTGATAGCAAAGGAGGAGACCCCGTTGTAGAGCCTCGTCCAACCACACCTACCGCTCTAAAGACTATTCATTTAGGCCTAAGCAATGCCGAAATTGCCAACCCCGAACGTGGTTTCTACAATTTGTTAGAAACCAATTCTACCGATCCCGTTACCTTGCAAGCTCTTAAAAATATAAGAAACGATGGTAAAACATTGGTTCAGTTGGTGTATTATCTGCCCGAATATCGCACAAGTGATTTGCCAGAAAGCTTTATAACCAAAGTAGAAGCAGACCTCGACAGAGTGCGTGAGGTAGGAATGAAAGCCATTTTGCGCTTTGCTTACACAAGTGATCAAAACGGATCAGATGCTCCTATGAGCAGTATTTTGCGTCATCTCGACCAAATTAAACCTATTCTACATCACAAAGTGGGAGTCATTGCTTGCGTTCAAGCAGGCTTTATAGGCGCTTGGGGCGAGTGGTATTATTCGTCAAATCATCTTAATAACACCACTGCTTATAACCAAGTGATTAGTAAGTGGCTCGAAGTGTTGCCCGAAGAGCGTTGTGTTCAGGTTAGAACACCTAAATATAAGCAAGATTTTGTGGGCAGTAGCAATGCTCTTACCCTCGAAACTGCATTTAAAAACACACCAATAGCACGCATTGGACACCACAACGACGCTTTTATGACCGACGATACCAACATGGGTACCTATCAAGACGTTGATAAAGACAAGCGTTATGTGGCTCAAGACGCTCTTTATGTGCCATTAGGAGGCGAAACAACCAAGCCTTCGGGTGCTAAAATGGCTTCGGGTAAAGAGGCTTTAGCTGAGATTCAAACCCTACACTGGTCGTTCTTGAACGATGGTTATTACAAACCATTGCTCGATAACTGGAAAACTGGAGGCTATTTAAATCAGATGAAGAAACTACTTGGCTATCGTCTTTATGTAAGCAAAGCTGAGTTTAGCGAGCAAAATGCACCTGGAAGCGACCTTGTTTTAAACTTAACAATGGGCAATGCAGGCACAGCATCGATGTATAACGCTCGTCCTGCAGTGATAGTACTTATTCAAGAGGGCACCAACAGCGAGTATGAGGCAGTTAGTGGCATCGACTTGCGCACCATTCAGCCTGAAACAACCACTACATTTAAGTTGACTTTCAAACTTCCAAGCACTATTGCTGAAGGAAAATATAAGGTGATGATGTGGCTTCCCGATGGCAATAACGAGTTGAAAAACATGCCCGCTTATGCCGTGCAGTTGGCAAATAACAATGTGTGGAACAGCGCAACAGGTTATAACAACTTAGGCATCAGCATCAATATTGCTCAAAGCAAAGATGCTAAGGCAGGCACCTCATCTATCACTTTCGTGAAGAAAAAATAA
- a CDS encoding acyltransferase family protein, which produces MTHLNTSNSPTTTTPKGNNGLAQGSSTEIFNKATAPHSGRLLSLDLLRGADLALLVLFQPIIYQWVEASEPTPGSFGEMVFGQITHVPWEGFCFWDIIMPLFMFMSGITIPFSMGKYQQGKVKADKGFLWRLLKRFVVLWVLGMIAQGNLLLFDPRLIHLYSNTLQSIAVGYVMVALLFVYTSWRTQLAVVAACLVGYVAVFAIWGQMDFTIDANICEEIDRQVLGHWRDGVLWKGDNWYWDDSYHYTWILSSLNFVVTVYLGCVAGMILRMKLQDLKKVRILVFSGVALIALSFLLHPVVPIIKHIWSTSMTFLSGGICLLLIALAYYWVDIKGKTKGIMWLRFYGANSLVAYMVGDHVSFSSITNSIFYGFQPLLGNYYDVLEASVQGIIVLLILRWMYHSNIFIKA; this is translated from the coding sequence ATGACTCATCTAAACACCTCTAATAGCCCAACAACAACCACCCCTAAGGGTAATAACGGCTTGGCACAAGGCTCTTCAACAGAGATCTTTAACAAGGCAACTGCTCCACATTCGGGACGATTATTATCGCTCGACCTATTGAGAGGGGCCGACTTAGCCCTCTTAGTGCTCTTTCAACCCATTATTTATCAATGGGTAGAAGCCAGCGAACCCACGCCTGGAAGCTTCGGAGAGATGGTCTTTGGGCAGATAACCCACGTGCCTTGGGAGGGCTTTTGCTTTTGGGACATCATCATGCCGCTGTTTATGTTCATGTCGGGAATAACCATTCCCTTTTCAATGGGCAAGTATCAGCAAGGCAAAGTAAAGGCCGATAAAGGCTTTTTGTGGCGTCTTTTAAAGCGATTTGTGGTGTTATGGGTTTTAGGAATGATTGCACAAGGCAATTTGTTGTTGTTCGATCCACGCCTCATTCACCTTTATAGTAACACCCTTCAGAGTATTGCTGTGGGCTATGTGATGGTGGCTTTGCTCTTTGTTTACACCTCGTGGCGCACGCAATTGGCCGTTGTTGCGGCCTGTTTGGTGGGCTATGTGGCGGTGTTTGCTATCTGGGGACAGATGGATTTCACCATAGATGCAAACATTTGCGAAGAGATCGACCGACAAGTGTTGGGTCATTGGCGAGATGGTGTGCTGTGGAAGGGCGACAATTGGTATTGGGACGATTCCTATCACTACACTTGGATTCTCTCATCGCTCAACTTTGTGGTAACCGTTTACCTTGGTTGCGTGGCAGGAATGATACTTAGAATGAAGCTACAAGACCTCAAAAAAGTACGCATCTTGGTGTTCTCGGGTGTGGCACTCATTGCTTTGTCGTTCCTTCTTCACCCCGTTGTGCCCATCATTAAGCACATTTGGTCTACCTCAATGACCTTTTTGTCGGGTGGAATCTGCCTTTTATTAATAGCATTAGCCTATTATTGGGTAGATATTAAAGGTAAAACAAAGGGTATTATGTGGCTTCGTTTCTATGGAGCCAATTCACTTGTGGCCTATATGGTGGGCGATCATGTGAGTTTTTCATCAATAACCAACTCTATTTTTTATGGATTTCAACCTCTGTTGGGCAACTATTACGATGTATTAGAGGCTTCCGTACAGGGAATTATCGTACTCCTCATATTAAGATGGATGTACCATTCAAACATTTTTATTAAGGCATAA
- a CDS encoding HU family DNA-binding protein, protein MNKTELIERIAAGSDLSKAAAKKALDATTEAIKAALVAGDKVQLVGFGTFSVNERPARTGINPATKQKINIPAKKVAKFKAGAELNDAIK, encoded by the coding sequence ATGAACAAAACAGAATTAATCGAAAGAATCGCAGCTGGTTCTGACCTAAGCAAGGCAGCTGCAAAGAAAGCTTTAGACGCAACAACAGAAGCAATTAAAGCTGCATTGGTAGCAGGTGACAAAGTACAACTTGTTGGTTTCGGTACATTTAGCGTAAACGAACGTCCAGCTCGTACAGGTATTAACCCTGCAACAAAACAAAAAATCAACATTCCTGCTAAGAAAGTAGCTAAATTTAAGGCTGGTGCAGAATTAAATGACGCTATTAAATAA
- a CDS encoding glycoside hydrolase family 31 protein → MYKRTRTLFVSLFFALASQAQNVTNITPLPGERWWGGATALGSKMPFGNELPSFNLFNQNNNNQVSPLLLSNKGRYIWNDQPFTFSVKQGVLNIDSPFEVVEAQKHGSTLRDAYVAAMKAHFPPSGKLPDSLFFTMPQYNTWIELMYNQNEKDVLKYAEDIVKNGFPPGIIMIDDNWQHYYGNFEFKPDRFPNPKNMVKRLHDMGFKVMLWISPFVTADSPEYRLLAEKGYLLKDTTHRPAIIKWWNGQSAVFDFTNPDARSYFINELRNMQQSYGIDGFKFDGGDNQFYDRKDLVSYGNKHLNSVEHTRAWAEIGLHFPFNEYRAGWQMGGKELVQRLGDKDYSWQAVNLLAPDMIAAGLLGYAYSCPDMIGGGSFGTFLGIDSKSFDQELIVRSAQVHALMPMMQFSVAPWRILDNEHLQIVCDMAKLHASFGHYILQCARQSAITGEPIVQSLEYAYPNRGYAEINNQWMLGGEYMVAPMVGKGRSRTVVLPPGKWKDDQGRLLKGARTITIDVPLNRLPYYKKM, encoded by the coding sequence ATGTACAAACGCACACGCACGCTTTTCGTTTCCCTTTTCTTTGCGCTCGCTTCGCAGGCTCAAAACGTCACCAACATAACGCCTTTGCCTGGCGAACGATGGTGGGGAGGGGCCACAGCCTTAGGCTCTAAAATGCCCTTTGGCAACGAATTGCCTTCGTTTAACCTCTTTAACCAAAACAACAACAACCAAGTTTCGCCCTTATTGCTCTCGAATAAAGGCAGATATATATGGAACGACCAACCTTTTACCTTTAGTGTAAAGCAAGGAGTGTTGAATATCGATTCGCCTTTCGAAGTGGTTGAGGCTCAAAAGCACGGCTCAACGCTTAGAGATGCTTACGTTGCTGCAATGAAAGCGCATTTCCCACCAAGTGGAAAGTTGCCCGATAGCTTGTTTTTCACCATGCCTCAATACAACACATGGATTGAATTGATGTATAATCAAAATGAAAAAGATGTGTTGAAATATGCCGAAGACATCGTGAAGAATGGCTTTCCGCCTGGAATTATCATGATAGACGATAACTGGCAACACTATTATGGCAACTTTGAGTTTAAGCCCGACCGCTTTCCAAACCCCAAAAACATGGTGAAACGATTGCACGACATGGGCTTTAAGGTGATGTTATGGATCAGTCCGTTTGTCACTGCCGACTCGCCTGAATACCGATTGCTTGCCGAAAAGGGCTATTTGCTCAAAGATACGACCCATCGACCAGCCATTATTAAATGGTGGAACGGCCAAAGTGCGGTGTTCGACTTTACCAATCCCGATGCTCGTAGCTACTTTATCAATGAATTGCGTAACATGCAGCAAAGCTATGGCATCGACGGATTTAAGTTTGATGGCGGAGATAACCAGTTTTACGACCGCAAAGACCTTGTGTCGTATGGCAATAAGCACCTCAACTCGGTGGAGCACACACGAGCATGGGCAGAAATTGGCTTGCATTTTCCTTTCAACGAATATCGTGCAGGTTGGCAAATGGGCGGAAAAGAACTCGTGCAACGCTTGGGCGATAAAGATTATTCGTGGCAGGCAGTGAACCTTCTTGCTCCCGATATGATTGCAGCAGGATTGTTGGGTTATGCTTATTCTTGTCCTGATATGATTGGTGGAGGCTCGTTTGGCACCTTTTTAGGTATCGATTCTAAGTCATTCGATCAAGAACTCATCGTGCGTTCGGCTCAAGTGCATGCCCTTATGCCCATGATGCAGTTCTCGGTAGCCCCTTGGCGCATTCTTGATAACGAGCATTTGCAAATTGTTTGCGACATGGCGAAGCTCCATGCCAGCTTTGGTCACTACATATTGCAGTGCGCACGTCAGTCGGCTATTACGGGAGAACCTATCGTTCAAAGCTTAGAATATGCCTACCCTAACCGTGGTTACGCTGAAATAAACAACCAATGGATGTTGGGTGGTGAGTATATGGTGGCTCCAATGGTGGGCAAAGGCAGAAGTAGAACAGTGGTGTTGCCTCCTGGAAAGTGGAAAGACGACCAAGGACGTCTGTTAAAAGGCGCACGAACCATCACTATTGATGTGCCTCTTAACCGCCTACCCTACTATAAAAAGATGTAA
- a CDS encoding rhomboid family intramembrane serine protease — MRSIPFATKNLLIINIILFLATIVYGGSELAGETQYRLNDLLGLHFFLAPDFRIYQLFTYMFMHGSFQHLFFNMFALWMFGGIVEETFGRNKFLFFYFVCGVGAGLLQEAAQFGEFYFAVKNQLPDFSFSDIATVAHNSGNVLNLWTTVGASGAVYGILLAFGMLYPEQRIFIFPIPVPIKAKWFVMIYAGIELFYAMSGTSTNVAHLAHLGGMLFGFILIKYWQKHPASADRVDDVMNLFGNIGKKHFNSSKTKTPHQGSSTTTHHGNVDWDYNAKQQQEQNEVDAILDKIRRNGYDSLTKEEKQRLFDQGKK, encoded by the coding sequence ATGCGCAGTATTCCATTTGCAACCAAGAATCTTCTGATTATAAATATAATTCTCTTCCTTGCCACTATTGTTTATGGCGGTTCTGAATTGGCAGGAGAAACACAATACCGACTCAACGACTTGTTGGGTTTGCATTTTTTCCTTGCTCCCGACTTTCGAATTTATCAACTTTTCACCTATATGTTTATGCATGGTAGTTTTCAGCATTTGTTTTTTAACATGTTTGCGCTGTGGATGTTTGGTGGAATTGTTGAGGAAACCTTTGGCAGAAACAAGTTTCTATTTTTCTATTTCGTGTGTGGAGTGGGAGCAGGATTGCTTCAAGAGGCGGCTCAGTTTGGTGAGTTCTACTTTGCAGTGAAGAACCAATTGCCCGATTTCTCGTTCTCCGACATTGCCACAGTGGCGCACAATAGTGGAAATGTGCTGAATCTTTGGACCACAGTGGGAGCTTCGGGAGCCGTTTATGGTATTCTGTTAGCATTTGGAATGCTCTACCCCGAGCAACGAATTTTTATTTTTCCCATTCCCGTTCCCATCAAAGCAAAGTGGTTTGTGATGATTTATGCAGGTATAGAATTGTTCTATGCCATGTCGGGAACCAGTACTAATGTGGCGCATTTAGCGCATCTTGGCGGTATGTTGTTTGGCTTTATCTTGATAAAATACTGGCAGAAACACCCTGCTTCGGCAGATCGTGTAGACGATGTGATGAACCTTTTTGGCAATATTGGTAAGAAACACTTTAATAGTTCAAAAACTAAAACACCGCATCAAGGTAGCTCTACAACCACACATCATGGCAATGTAGACTGGGATTATAACGCTAAACAACAGCAAGAGCAAAACGAAGTAGACGCTATCTTAGATAAGATTAGGCGAAACGGCTATGACAGCTTAACCAAAGAGGAGAAACAACGTCTCTTTGATCAAGGTAAAAAATGA